A single Micromonospora luteifusca DNA region contains:
- a CDS encoding RNA-binding protein, translating to MPTPVSRPDMPLRPALEHLVKGIVDHPDDVRVRMVDSRRGKRLEVRVHPEDLGTVIGRSGRTAKALRQVIGSIGGRGVRVDIVDSY from the coding sequence CTGCCGACGCCGGTGAGCAGGCCTGACATGCCTCTGCGTCCGGCGTTGGAGCACCTGGTCAAGGGCATCGTCGACCACCCGGACGACGTCCGGGTGCGGATGGTCGATTCCCGTCGGGGCAAGCGGCTCGAAGTCCGCGTGCACCCCGAGGACCTCGGCACGGTGATCGGGCGGTCCGGCCGGACCGCCAAGGCGCTGCGCCAGGTGATCGGCTCCATCGGCGGGCGCGGAGTACGCGTCGACATCGTCGACTCGTACTGA
- the rpsP gene encoding 30S ribosomal protein S16: MAVKIRLLRMGKIRNPQYRIVIADSRTKRDGRAIEFVGVYQPKEDPSIIEVKSERVQYWLSVGAQPSEAVQRLLELTGDWQKYKGLPAPPPLLVAPERADRKAAYEAEAKAAAGLAPETPAKPAKKAAKAAEAPKTEAPAEAPKTEAPAEAPAAADAGEQA; the protein is encoded by the coding sequence GTGGCCGTAAAGATCCGGCTCCTGCGGATGGGCAAGATCCGCAACCCGCAGTACCGCATCGTCATCGCCGACTCGCGCACCAAGCGTGACGGTCGGGCGATCGAGTTCGTCGGGGTTTACCAGCCGAAGGAAGACCCTTCGATCATCGAGGTCAAGTCGGAGCGGGTCCAGTACTGGCTGTCCGTCGGCGCTCAGCCGAGCGAGGCGGTTCAGCGGCTGCTGGAGCTGACCGGTGACTGGCAGAAGTACAAGGGCCTGCCGGCCCCGCCGCCGCTGCTGGTCGCCCCCGAGCGGGCCGACCGCAAGGCTGCGTACGAGGCTGAGGCGAAGGCCGCCGCCGGGCTTGCCCCGGAGACCCCGGCCAAGCCGGCCAAGAAGGCCGCCAAGGCTGCCGAGGCTCCGAAGACCGAGGCTCCGGCTGAGGCGCCGAAGACCGAGGCTCCGGCCGAGGCTCCCGCCGCTGCCGACGCCGGTGAGCAGGCCTGA
- a CDS encoding ribonuclease HII, with the protein MLTPPRTVVRREAGLYALERALQRRGFRHVAGADEAGRGACAGPLVAAAAVLPEGRRGEIEGLADSKLLTPASRERVYAEVVDRALAYAVVVIPAEEVDARGLHVCNLAAMRRALALLTTRPEYVLTDGFGVDGLGVPGLAVWKGDRVAACVAAASVLAKVTRDRMMVEMDGVFPAYGFAEHKGYITPEHSAALREHGPCREHRFSYVNVAAVSGRDGRPPRARRPGGHSREEPMERSEASGGTVGVALGEQPRPQTPVGEDVAMEGGVR; encoded by the coding sequence GTGCTGACCCCGCCGCGTACCGTCGTGCGCCGTGAGGCCGGGCTGTACGCCCTGGAACGGGCGCTGCAGCGGCGCGGCTTCCGGCACGTCGCCGGCGCCGACGAGGCGGGCCGGGGGGCCTGCGCGGGCCCCCTGGTCGCCGCCGCCGCGGTGCTGCCCGAAGGTCGGCGCGGTGAGATCGAAGGGCTGGCCGACTCGAAGTTGCTCACCCCTGCCAGCCGGGAACGGGTGTACGCGGAGGTCGTGGACCGAGCCCTCGCGTACGCCGTGGTGGTCATCCCCGCCGAGGAGGTCGACGCCCGCGGGCTGCACGTGTGCAACCTGGCCGCGATGCGCCGGGCGCTCGCCCTGCTCACCACGCGACCGGAGTACGTGCTGACCGACGGCTTCGGCGTCGACGGACTGGGGGTGCCGGGGCTGGCGGTGTGGAAGGGCGATCGGGTGGCCGCGTGCGTGGCGGCAGCCAGCGTGCTCGCCAAGGTCACCCGAGACCGGATGATGGTGGAGATGGACGGGGTGTTCCCGGCGTACGGCTTCGCCGAGCACAAGGGCTACATCACCCCGGAGCACTCGGCGGCGCTGCGCGAGCACGGGCCGTGCCGGGAGCACCGGTTCTCGTACGTCAATGTCGCCGCGGTCTCCGGCCGCGACGGCCGGCCTCCGCGCGCCCGACGGCCCGGCGGCCACAGCCGGGAAGAGCCGATGGAGCGCTCCGAGGCGTCAGGGGGTACCGTCGGCGTGGCGTTGGGCGAGCAGCCTCGGCCCCAGACGCCGGTGGGGGAAGATGTGGCCATGGAAGGCGGAGTGCGATGA
- a CDS encoding NUDIX hydrolase — protein MSARSEPASPAAASSGDRVYTPRRGARVLLVDAASQVLLFEGFDPARPGHRYWFTPGGGLDPGESPAVGAARELAEETGLRLDPAELGEPVWSDTTEFSFDGTWYRQEQDFFLLRVQSWQVDTAGFDDIEQRSIAGHRWWLPDELAASGERFYPPELPALLNRLGQSTAVDLDESSC, from the coding sequence GTGAGCGCGAGGAGTGAGCCTGCGAGCCCCGCAGCCGCGAGCAGTGGCGACCGTGTCTACACCCCTCGACGCGGCGCCCGCGTGCTGCTCGTCGACGCGGCCAGCCAGGTTCTGCTGTTCGAGGGCTTCGACCCGGCCCGGCCAGGGCACCGCTACTGGTTCACCCCGGGCGGCGGGCTCGACCCGGGGGAGTCTCCGGCGGTGGGCGCGGCCCGAGAGTTGGCCGAGGAGACCGGGCTGCGGCTCGACCCGGCCGAGCTGGGCGAGCCGGTCTGGTCCGACACGACCGAGTTCTCGTTCGACGGCACGTGGTACCGCCAGGAGCAGGATTTCTTCCTCCTCCGCGTGCAGTCCTGGCAGGTGGACACGGCAGGTTTCGACGACATCGAGCAGCGCAGCATCGCCGGACACCGCTGGTGGCTCCCCGACGAGCTGGCAGCCAGCGGTGAGAGGTTCTACCCCCCCGAGCTGCCCGCCCTGCTGAACCGGCTGGGGCAGTCGACCGCCGTCGACCTGGACGAGTCGTCGTGCTGA
- the trmD gene encoding tRNA (guanosine(37)-N1)-methyltransferase TrmD produces the protein MRVDVVSIFPEYFAPLDLSLIGRARANGVLQLAVHDLRTWTHDVHRTVDDTPYGGGPGMVMRPEPWGEALDALAPAEAPPPRLLVPSPAGAPFTQAMAYELAAESHLLFACGRYEGIDQRVLAHAATRMPVTEVSLGDYVLFGGEVAVLVMLEAVTRLLPGVLGNAGSLDEESHAHGLLEAPIYTKPPSWRGHDVPDVLRSGDHGKIARWRREEGLLRTAARRPDLLAALPADRLDKRDIAALDRAGFQSPPGDVAK, from the coding sequence ATGCGCGTCGACGTCGTGTCGATCTTTCCGGAGTACTTCGCCCCGCTGGACCTGTCGTTGATCGGGCGGGCGCGGGCCAACGGCGTACTCCAACTTGCCGTGCACGACCTGCGGACCTGGACCCACGACGTGCACCGCACGGTCGACGACACCCCCTACGGCGGTGGGCCGGGGATGGTGATGCGTCCGGAGCCGTGGGGCGAGGCGCTGGATGCCCTCGCGCCGGCTGAGGCCCCGCCGCCCCGGCTGCTGGTGCCGTCGCCGGCGGGTGCGCCGTTCACGCAGGCCATGGCGTACGAGTTGGCCGCCGAGTCGCATCTGCTCTTCGCCTGCGGCCGTTACGAGGGAATCGACCAACGCGTGCTGGCGCACGCCGCCACCCGGATGCCGGTAACCGAGGTGTCGCTCGGTGACTACGTGCTCTTCGGCGGCGAGGTCGCGGTCCTGGTGATGCTGGAGGCGGTCACCCGGCTGCTGCCGGGGGTGCTGGGCAACGCGGGCTCGTTGGACGAGGAGTCGCACGCCCACGGGCTGCTGGAGGCTCCGATCTACACCAAGCCGCCGAGCTGGCGTGGGCACGACGTGCCGGACGTGCTCCGCTCCGGGGACCACGGCAAGATCGCCCGCTGGCGGCGCGAGGAGGGTCTGCTGCGGACCGCCGCCCGGCGCCCGGACCTGCTCGCCGCGCTGCCCGCCGATCGGCTCGACAAACGGGACATCGCGGCTCTGGACCGGGCCGGATTTCAGTCACCACCGGGGGATGTGGCAAAGTAG
- the rimM gene encoding ribosome maturation factor RimM (Essential for efficient processing of 16S rRNA), translating to MQLVVGRIGKPHGVRGEVTVEVRTDEPEARFAPGTVLRTEPGATPPPASPRSTEPGATPPTTASEDEPGVPFRVPAELTIEESRFHQGRVLIAFAGILDRNTAEALRGTLLVVDSADVTPPDDPEEFHDHQLVGLTVVTPDGERLGEVARIDHAPSSDLLVLRRPEGRTALIPFVRAIVPEVDLAGGRVIVDPPAGLLDL from the coding sequence ATGCAGCTCGTCGTCGGCAGGATCGGCAAGCCACACGGTGTCCGCGGTGAGGTCACCGTGGAAGTGCGGACCGACGAGCCCGAAGCACGGTTCGCCCCCGGCACAGTGCTGCGCACTGAGCCGGGGGCGACACCCCCGCCTGCATCCCCGCGCAGCACTGAGCCGGGGGCGACGCCCCCGACCACAGCCTCGGAAGACGAGCCCGGGGTTCCGTTCCGGGTTCCGGCGGAGCTGACCATCGAGGAATCCCGCTTCCACCAGGGCCGGGTGCTGATCGCGTTCGCTGGAATCCTGGACCGCAACACCGCCGAGGCGCTGCGCGGCACCCTGCTCGTAGTGGACAGCGCCGATGTGACCCCGCCGGACGACCCGGAGGAGTTCCACGACCACCAGCTCGTCGGGCTGACCGTGGTGACGCCGGACGGCGAACGGCTGGGCGAGGTGGCCCGGATCGACCACGCGCCGTCCTCAGACCTGCTGGTGCTACGGCGCCCCGAGGGGCGTACCGCGTTGATCCCGTTCGTCCGGGCGATCGTTCCGGAGGTCGACCTCGCCGGTGGACGGGTGATCGTCGACCCGCCGGCCGGACTGCTCGATCTTTAG
- the lepB gene encoding signal peptidase I encodes MQTLDEDGTVDPWRRRARRTRRQMPLWQELPLLLVVAFCLAVLIRTFLLQAFFIPSGSMEDTLLIGDRVLVNKVVYDVRDPVRGEVVVFRGTDRWAPQVDEQPEPGFAGKLTRTVGDLVGVSRPGEKDFIKRVIGLPGDRVKCCDSQGRVTVNGTPLNEPYVLRDSPLDLPPNPSECRSRRFDEVVVPPGQIFVMGDHREVSQDARCQGPVPIDNVVGRAFMVVWPSSRWSSLSVPSTFDDVSGPGAASSGAPPVRPSPQGGVLLILPLAAALRGSRAFRMMTSSSAT; translated from the coding sequence GTGCAGACGCTTGACGAGGACGGCACCGTAGATCCGTGGCGTCGGCGGGCCCGCCGCACCCGGCGGCAGATGCCCCTCTGGCAGGAGCTTCCGCTGCTGCTGGTCGTCGCGTTCTGCCTCGCGGTGCTGATCCGCACCTTCCTGCTGCAGGCGTTCTTCATCCCGTCCGGCTCGATGGAGGACACGCTCCTCATCGGGGACCGGGTGCTGGTCAACAAGGTCGTCTACGACGTCCGTGACCCGGTACGCGGCGAGGTGGTGGTCTTCCGGGGCACCGACCGCTGGGCGCCGCAGGTCGACGAGCAGCCCGAGCCGGGCTTCGCCGGCAAGCTGACCCGGACCGTCGGTGACCTGGTCGGGGTGAGCCGCCCCGGTGAGAAGGACTTCATCAAGCGGGTGATCGGCCTACCCGGCGACCGGGTCAAGTGCTGCGACAGTCAGGGTCGGGTGACCGTCAACGGCACGCCGCTCAACGAGCCGTACGTTCTGCGGGACTCTCCACTGGATCTGCCGCCCAACCCGTCGGAGTGCCGCTCCCGGCGCTTCGACGAGGTTGTCGTACCGCCCGGTCAGATCTTCGTGATGGGCGACCACCGCGAGGTCTCCCAGGACGCGCGCTGCCAGGGCCCGGTGCCGATCGACAACGTGGTCGGCCGCGCCTTCATGGTGGTCTGGCCCTCGTCGCGGTGGAGTTCGCTGTCGGTGCCGTCGACGTTCGACGACGTGTCCGGGCCGGGCGCGGCATCCTCGGGCGCGCCCCCGGTGCGACCGAGCCCACAGGGTGGTGTGCTGCTGATTCTCCCGCTGGCGGCCGCCCTGCGTGGTTCCCGCGCGTTCCGGATGATGACGTCCAGTTCGGCAACGTAG
- a CDS encoding aminotransferase class V-fold PLP-dependent enzyme, with protein sequence MSVPQPPEPIAGARLLFSLDPAVSHLNHGSFGAVPISVQRAQQRLRDEMEANPLRFFTQGLVDRIAHTRRHLAGFLGADPDGSALVGNTTTGVAVVLQSLGLQAGDEVLSTDHGYGAVSLAIQRECRRTGAVSRVLPIPLAASDEEIVQAVRAGLRPGRTRLLVVDQLTSATAKLFPTAAIVGVAREHGVPVLVDAAHAPGMLGTTVSSIGADFWAGNLHKWAYAPRGTALLSVAPQWRDRIEPLVVSWEQDSGFPARIEWQATLDYTSWLAAPAGLFTLRSLGVDRVRAHNAALAAYGQRVVGDALGVPPAQLPDPGGPGVSLRLIPLPAGTAATIDAARALQARIGERLAAEVAVMSWNGRGWLRLAGQVYNTADEYERLAVRLPALLAQR encoded by the coding sequence GTGAGCGTCCCGCAGCCTCCCGAGCCGATCGCGGGCGCGCGCCTGCTGTTCTCCCTCGATCCGGCGGTCAGCCACCTCAACCACGGCTCGTTCGGCGCGGTCCCGATCAGCGTGCAGCGGGCCCAGCAGCGGCTGCGCGACGAGATGGAGGCCAATCCCCTGCGCTTCTTCACCCAGGGGCTGGTCGACCGGATCGCGCACACCCGCCGGCACCTCGCCGGGTTCCTGGGCGCCGACCCCGACGGCAGTGCCCTGGTGGGCAACACCACCACCGGCGTCGCCGTGGTGCTTCAGTCGCTGGGCCTGCAAGCCGGTGACGAGGTGCTCAGCACCGACCACGGGTACGGGGCGGTGAGCCTGGCCATCCAGCGCGAGTGCCGTCGCACGGGAGCGGTCAGCCGCGTCCTGCCGATTCCACTGGCCGCCAGCGACGAGGAGATCGTGCAGGCCGTTCGCGCCGGCCTGCGCCCCGGACGGACCCGGCTGCTCGTCGTCGACCAGCTCACCTCGGCCACCGCGAAGCTCTTCCCGACCGCCGCGATCGTCGGGGTGGCCCGCGAACACGGCGTGCCGGTACTGGTGGACGCCGCGCACGCCCCGGGGATGCTGGGCACCACGGTGAGCAGCATCGGCGCCGACTTCTGGGCTGGCAATCTGCACAAGTGGGCGTACGCGCCGCGCGGGACGGCCCTGCTGTCGGTGGCGCCGCAGTGGCGGGACCGGATCGAGCCGCTGGTGGTCTCCTGGGAGCAGGATTCGGGTTTCCCGGCCCGGATCGAGTGGCAGGCGACTCTCGACTACACGTCCTGGCTGGCCGCCCCGGCCGGGCTGTTCACGTTGCGCAGTCTCGGCGTCGACCGGGTGCGGGCGCACAACGCCGCGCTCGCCGCGTACGGCCAGCGGGTGGTGGGGGACGCTCTGGGGGTGCCCCCCGCCCAACTGCCCGACCCCGGCGGGCCGGGGGTGTCGCTGCGCCTCATCCCGCTGCCGGCGGGGACGGCCGCCACCATCGACGCGGCGCGGGCGTTGCAGGCGCGAATCGGCGAGCGGCTCGCCGCCGAGGTCGCGGTGATGAGCTGGAACGGCCGGGGGTGGCTGCGGCTCGCCGGTCAGGTCTACAACACCGCCGACGAGTACGAACGGCTGGCCGTGCGGCTGCCGGCGCTGCTCGCTCAACGCTGA
- the lepB gene encoding signal peptidase I, translated as MIDEQTDKPRSSFWKELPILLGVAILVAVLVRAFVLQTFFIPSPSMENTLKIDDRVLVNKLVYDFRSPHRGEVIVFKAPIEWSGNPEGEDFIKRVIGIPGDHVVCCDPEERLMINGKSLDEPYIFSMDGIRDKPADQEFDITVPKGRLWVMGDHRSASGDSLEHWQQSGQNITEATIPEDEVVGRAFTVFWPVSRATWLTVPDQFDGIPKP; from the coding sequence GTGATTGACGAGCAGACCGACAAGCCGCGCAGCTCCTTCTGGAAGGAGCTGCCGATCCTGCTGGGTGTGGCGATCCTGGTCGCGGTGCTGGTCCGCGCCTTCGTGCTGCAGACCTTCTTCATCCCCTCCCCGTCCATGGAGAACACTCTCAAGATCGATGACCGGGTGCTGGTCAACAAGCTGGTCTACGACTTCCGGTCGCCGCACCGCGGCGAGGTGATCGTCTTCAAGGCGCCGATCGAGTGGAGCGGCAACCCCGAGGGTGAGGACTTCATCAAGCGGGTGATCGGCATCCCCGGTGACCACGTGGTCTGCTGTGACCCGGAGGAACGGCTGATGATCAACGGCAAGTCGCTGGACGAGCCGTACATCTTCTCGATGGACGGGATCCGCGACAAGCCGGCCGACCAGGAGTTCGACATCACCGTGCCGAAGGGTCGGCTGTGGGTGATGGGCGACCACCGCTCCGCCTCCGGTGACTCGCTGGAGCACTGGCAGCAGTCCGGGCAGAACATCACCGAGGCCACCATCCCCGAGGACGAGGTGGTCGGGCGGGCGTTCACCGTCTTCTGGCCGGTCAGTCGGGCGACGTGGCTGACGGTGCCCGATCAGTTCGACGGGATTCCCAAGCCGTAG
- a CDS encoding sulfite oxidase, whose amino-acid sequence MTTLDDRTSPPNGPTVADVSEPSRLAEPGEAISADELQLAARNHGIPLEALRYDVTPAGLHYLLIHYDIPELDAATHTLTIGGAVDRPLTVTLAELRERPRVTHQVTLECAGNGRALLHPRPVSQPWLVEAVGNAEWTGTPLAPLLREAGLGPDAVDVVFTGADHGVERGVEQDYQRALPVADALREEVLLAYEMNGAPLLPQHGAPLRLIVPGWYGMAHVKWVHSIEVRTEPFEGYQNAVAYRVRRDADDPGVPVTRIEPRALVRPPGFPDFMSRRRVVRPGPCTLDGRAWSGHAPVVAVEVTTDGGESWTPAELDQADGGDFAWRRWRHEWVATPGRYVLGARATDASGRTQPVEQPWNRGGFANNLVQRVEVVVPAE is encoded by the coding sequence ATGACCACTCTCGACGACCGGACGTCGCCCCCCAACGGGCCGACGGTGGCCGACGTGAGCGAGCCGTCCCGGCTCGCGGAGCCGGGCGAGGCGATCAGCGCCGACGAGTTGCAGCTCGCCGCCCGCAACCACGGCATCCCGTTGGAGGCGCTGCGCTACGACGTCACCCCCGCCGGGCTGCACTACCTGCTGATCCACTACGACATCCCGGAGCTCGACGCGGCGACGCACACGCTCACCATCGGCGGCGCGGTGGACCGGCCGCTGACGGTCACTCTCGCCGAGCTGCGCGAGCGGCCGCGGGTCACCCACCAGGTGACCCTGGAGTGCGCGGGCAACGGTCGGGCCCTGCTGCACCCCCGGCCGGTGAGCCAGCCCTGGCTGGTCGAGGCCGTCGGTAACGCCGAGTGGACCGGCACTCCCCTCGCACCGTTGCTGCGGGAGGCGGGCCTCGGGCCGGACGCGGTGGACGTGGTCTTCACCGGCGCCGATCACGGAGTCGAGCGGGGCGTCGAGCAGGACTACCAGCGGGCGCTGCCGGTCGCCGACGCGCTGCGCGAGGAGGTGCTGCTGGCGTACGAGATGAACGGTGCTCCCCTGCTGCCGCAGCACGGTGCGCCACTGCGGCTGATCGTGCCCGGCTGGTACGGCATGGCGCACGTGAAGTGGGTCCACTCCATCGAGGTCCGGACCGAGCCCTTCGAGGGCTACCAGAACGCGGTGGCCTACCGGGTGCGCCGTGACGCCGACGACCCGGGCGTGCCGGTCACCCGGATCGAGCCGCGGGCGCTGGTCCGCCCGCCGGGCTTTCCGGACTTCATGTCCCGTCGCCGGGTGGTGCGGCCCGGGCCGTGCACCCTGGATGGTCGGGCCTGGTCGGGGCACGCGCCGGTGGTCGCCGTGGAGGTGACCACCGACGGCGGGGAGAGCTGGACCCCGGCCGAGCTGGACCAGGCGGACGGCGGAGATTTCGCCTGGCGGCGCTGGCGACACGAGTGGGTCGCGACGCCCGGCCGGTACGTGCTCGGCGCGCGGGCGACCGACGCGTCCGGGCGGACCCAGCCGGTCGAGCAACCCTGGAACCGTGGCGGCTTCGCCAACAACCTGGTGCAGCGGGTCGAGGTCGTGGTGCCGGCCGAGTGA
- the rplS gene encoding 50S ribosomal protein L19, producing the protein MNILDALDAQSKRTDLPDFRAGDTVKVHARVVEGNRSRVQIFQGVVIRRQGDGLRETFSVRKVSFGVGVERTYPLNGPGIDRIEIVTRGDVRRAKLYYLRELRGKKAKIKEKREKLPS; encoded by the coding sequence ATGAACATCCTGGACGCCCTTGACGCCCAGTCGAAGCGGACCGACCTTCCCGACTTCCGGGCCGGTGACACCGTCAAGGTGCACGCCCGCGTCGTCGAGGGCAACCGGTCCCGTGTCCAGATCTTCCAGGGCGTCGTGATCCGCCGCCAGGGTGACGGTCTGCGCGAGACCTTCTCGGTCCGCAAGGTCAGCTTCGGTGTCGGCGTCGAGCGGACCTACCCGCTCAACGGCCCGGGCATCGACCGGATCGAGATCGTGACCCGCGGTGACGTGCGTCGCGCCAAGCTCTACTACCTGCGCGAGCTGCGCGGCAAGAAGGCCAAGATCAAGGAGAAGCGGGAGAAGCTGCCCAGCTGA
- a CDS encoding DUF2469 domain-containing protein produces MSAEDLEKYETEMELQLYREYRDIVRQFSYVVETERRFYLANQVDLHVRNSDGEVYFEVEMHDAWVWDMYRPARFVKNVRVMTFKDVNVEELEKPDISLPADSGFGG; encoded by the coding sequence ATGAGCGCGGAAGATCTCGAGAAGTACGAGACCGAGATGGAGCTGCAGCTCTACCGGGAGTACCGCGACATTGTCCGCCAATTCTCGTATGTGGTGGAGACGGAGCGTCGGTTCTACCTGGCCAACCAGGTCGACCTGCACGTGCGCAACTCCGACGGCGAGGTCTACTTCGAGGTCGAGATGCACGACGCCTGGGTGTGGGACATGTACCGTCCGGCCCGCTTCGTGAAGAACGTCCGGGTGATGACCTTCAAGGACGTCAACGTCGAGGAGCTTGAGAAGCCCGACATCTCGCTGCCCGCCGACTCCGGCTTCGGCGGCTGA